The genome window AAAGGATATTATATTGAAAGTAAAAAAGGTGGCGGAGGATATGTTCAAATAGAAAAAATACGAAAAAGTAAAGATGGGCATATTAGAGAACTATTAAATGAAAAAATAGGAAGTCAAATATCATATAAGAAAGCAAAAGAGTTATTACAAGGTTTAAGAGAGTCAGGTTTAATTAGTGAAAAAGAATTAAAATTAATATTATATGCAATAGATGATAAATCATTATGTATGCCAATCTATGAATTAAAGGAGAAGGTAAGGTCTAACATTTTAAAGAATATAATAATAGGATTATTTAGTATAGAGGGGTGATAATTTATGCTATGTCAAAAATGCAATAAGAATAAAGCATCTGTATATTACAATAAGATAGTCAATGGAGAAAAGACTGAGATGTATCTATGTAGTGAATGTGCAAAAGGGAATACAGAAATGAATTTTAATTTAGATATGCCTTTTTCAATGATGGATATATTTTCTAATTTAGGTTTTCAGCCTAAAAAAGAACTTGAAGAAAAGTTAGTTTGCCCTAAATGTAATATGACATATAGTGAATTTAAGAACAATGGAAGATTTGGATGTAATGAATGTTACAATGCATTTAGTAGTCAAGTAAATCCAATGCTTCAAAATATACATGGGCATATAGAACATACAGGCAAAGCACCTAAAAAATCTTTTTATAAGATAAGTGTGGAAAATGAGATTAAAGAACTAAAAGAAGATTTAGATAGAGCTATAAAAAATGAAGAGTATGAATTAGCTGTTCAATTTAGAGACAAAATTAAATATTTAAAAGGTTCTATTGACTAAGATTGGAGTGATATTATGAAAGAGAACATAGTCATGAAATCAAGAGTTAGGTTAGCTAGAAATTTAAATAATTATCCTTTTCCAAATAGATTAGATAAAGAATGTGCTATGGAAATAATAGAAAAAGTAAAAAATGCATTTATGAGTTCTAGTTTAGAACAAAAAGAAGAATTTGATTTCTATAAAATTGAAG of Clostridioides sp. ES-S-0054-01 contains these proteins:
- a CDS encoding CtsR family transcriptional regulator produces the protein MATMTDIIEKFIKDLMEEDNSIQIQRNELANLFSCAPSQINYVLTTRFTIDKGYYIESKKGGGGYVQIEKIRKSKDGHIRELLNEKIGSQISYKKAKELLQGLRESGLISEKELKLILYAIDDKSLCMPIYELKEKVRSNILKNIIIGLFSIEG
- a CDS encoding UvrB/UvrC motif-containing protein; this encodes MLCQKCNKNKASVYYNKIVNGEKTEMYLCSECAKGNTEMNFNLDMPFSMMDIFSNLGFQPKKELEEKLVCPKCNMTYSEFKNNGRFGCNECYNAFSSQVNPMLQNIHGHIEHTGKAPKKSFYKISVENEIKELKEDLDRAIKNEEYELAVQFRDKIKYLKGSID